One Manihot esculenta cultivar AM560-2 chromosome 6, M.esculenta_v8, whole genome shotgun sequence DNA segment encodes these proteins:
- the LOC110618078 gene encoding GTPase Der: MFHLWVRSLSAQKRHSCAGIICKSNTGCLLLKTLSNFIPPFHRERDPLNSLNLPAQFNTPLRSVLNNASVIKENRIFPPGRNFCQLIARWKLPLAFCSVARNEMSELDSVWDDGVVCSDLTQTGIDSGDSITKKKAVHGKPIDITKVDINLLPTVIIVGRPNVGKSALFNRLIRRREALVYNTPDDHVTRDIREGIAKLGDLRFRVLDSAGLETEATSGSILQRTTNMTANVLAKTHFVVLLIDARAGLHPLDLEVGKWLRKNAPGIIPIVAMNKSESFCDGTGSITDAADEARALGFGNPIAISAETGLGMTELYDALQPLLKDYMVKVLNSNCNQQNSNCANLDDNQGEVEELSKLPLQLAIVGKPNVGKSTLLNTLLQEDRVLVGPEVGLTRDSIRAHFHFQGRTIYLVDTAGWLHRTGRDKGPSSLSIVQSRKNLMRAHVVALVLDAEEIAKARRSMTHAEVVIARRAVEEGRGLVVIVNKMDLLRGKQNSKLYQKVMEAVPLEVQTVIPQVSGIPVVFISALEGRGRIAVMRQVIDTYEKWCLRLSTARLNRWLRKVMSRHSWKDQAAQPKIKYFTQVKARPPTFVAFTSGKTRLSDTDLRFLTKSLKEDFDLGGIPIRIMQRSIPRTTGGSSSKSNQFACRMEERIFSDKRTTVA, translated from the exons ATGTTTCATTTGTGGGTTCGATCCCTTTCAGCCCAAAAGAGGCATTCCTGTGCAGGAATAATATGCAAAAGCAACACTGGCTGCTTGCTATTGAAGACATTGAGCAACTTTATCCCACCGTTCCACAGGGAGCGTGACCctttaaattcattaaatttgCCTGCTCAGTTCAACACTCCCTTAA GATCGGTACTGAATAATGCTAGtgttataaaagaaaatagaatcTTCCCACCAGGGAGGAACTTTTGTCAGTTAATTGCCAGATGGAAGCTTCCTTTGGCATTTTGTTCAGTAGCTCGAAATGAAATGTCAGAGTTGGATTCTGTTTGGGATGATGGTGTAGTCTGTAGTGATTTGACGCAGACTGGTATAGATTCTGGTGATAGTATTACGAAGAAAAAGGCTGTGCATGGAAAACCAATTGATATTACCAAAGTTGACATTAATTTGCTTCCAACTGTCATTATTGTTGGGCGTCCAAATGTGGGAAAATCAGCTCTCTTCAATCG GTTGATTAGAAGGAGGGAGGCTCTTGTGTACAACACACCAGATGATCATGTTACTCGAGACATAAGAGAAGGAATTGCCAAATTGGGTGATTTGAGGTTTCGAGTTTTGGACTCAGCTGGCCTAGAAACAGAAGCAACTTCAGGGTCTATCCTTCAGAGAACAACGAACATGACTGCAAATGTGCTAGCAAAGACTCACTTTGTAGTACTCTTGATAGATGCAAG AGCTGGCCTGCACCCTTTGGATTTGGAGGTTGGAAAGTGGTTGCGCAAAAATGCTCCAGGAATCATTCCTATAGTAGCAATGAATAAATCTGAATCATTTTGTGATGGTACTGGCTCTATTACTGATGCTGCTGATGAAGCGCGTGCTTTAGGATTTGGAAATCCTATTGCCATATCTGCAGAGACTGGGCTGGGTATGACAGAACTTTATGATGCACTTCAGCCTTTGCTTAAGGATTATATGGTCAAAGTCCTGAACA GTAATTGTAATCAACAAAATAGCAATTGTGCCAACCTTGACGACAACCAAGGTGAGGTTGAGGAGTTGTCCAAGCTGCCACTGCAGTTAGCTATTGTAGGGAAGCCAAATGTTGGAAAGTCAACCTTGCTGAATACTTTGTTACAAGAAGACCGTGTGCTGGTGGGTCCAGAGGTTGGTTTGACTAGAGATTCTATTAGAGCTCATTTCCATTTTCAAGGGAGAACAATATATTTG GTTGACACTGCAGGTTGGTTGCACAGGACAGGTCGAGATAAAGGACCATCGTCATTGAGCATAGTGCAATCAAGAAAGAATCTAATGAGGGCCCATGTGGTCGCTTTGGTACTTGATGCAGAAGAG ATTGCAAAAGCTAGACGAAGTATGACTCATGCTGAAGTAGTTATAGCAAGAAGGGCTGTGGAAGAAGGGCGTGGATTGGTTGTTATTGTAAACAAGATGGATCTTCTAAGAGGGAAACAAAATTCCAAGTTATATCAGAAGGTCATGGAAGCTGTTCCTTTAGAAGTTCAGACAGTCATACCGCAG GTTTCAGGAATACCGGTTGTATTTATTTCAGCATTAGAGGGAAGAGGCAGGATAGCTGTCATGCGTCAGGTCATCGATACATACGAAAAATGGTGCTTAAGATTATCCACAGCTCGGCTGAACCGATGGTTGCGTAAG GTTATGAGCAGACATTCTTGGAAAGACCAGGCTGCACAACCCAAGATCAAGTACTTCACCCAGGTGAAGGCCCGTCCGCCAACTTTTGTTGCCTTCACAAGTGGGAAGACGCGACTTTCAGACACTGATCTTCGGTTCTTAACAAAGTCATTGAAGGAGGACTTTGACTTGGGTGGAATTCCCATCCGGATCATGCAGCGGTCTATTCCTAGAACAACTGGGGGAAGTAGCAGCAAGAGCAATCAATTTGCATGCAGGATGGAGGAAAGAATCTTTTCCGACAAGAGAACAACTGTTGCATAA
- the LOC110616881 gene encoding NAC domain-containing protein 35 isoform X1, translated as MAIAATMSLNPNDNSITSATTTTTTKDDHEQDMVMPGFRFHPTEEELVEFYLRRKVEGKRFNVELITFLDLYRYDPWELPALAAIGEKEWFFYVPRDRKYRNGDRPNRVTTSGYWKATGADRMIKTENSRSIGLKKTLVFYSGKAPKGIRTSWIMNEYRLPHHETERYQKVNNSAEISLCRVYKRAGVEDHPSLPRSLPSRASSSRGAQSEKKNPQQLSMERFQPFGGVQSQQIEMEKMSETDGSSSSDVTTALGLSKSTNNNNAYNPVPTINTSLGLPAAIEEEEIFLNQSRQACSLVPNNTHLFAGSASASSNPVDDLHRLINYQQACISHHQQQQYYNLHHQQQQQPSQFSIMAPQTQPLALNVLPNSLPAAFSERLWEWNPMPEANREYNVNNPFK; from the exons ATGGCAATTGCAGCAACCATGAGCCTTAACCCAAACGATAACAGTATCACCTccgccaccaccaccaccaccaccaaagATGACCATGAACAAGATATGGTTATGCCTGGCTTTCGCTTCCATCCTACTGAAGAAGAACTTGTTGAGTTCTACCTTCGCCGTAAGGTTGAGGGCAAGCGTTTCAATGTTGAGCTCATTACTTTCTTGGATCTTTATCGCTATGACCCTTGGGAACTTCCTG CTTTGGCAGCAATTGGAGAGAAAGAATGGTTCTTCTATGTGCCTAGAGACCGAAAGTATCGAAACGGCGATCGACCCAATCGTGTAACTACTTCTGGCTACTGGAAGGCAACTGGAGCTGACAGGATGATCAAAACTGAGAACTCCAGATCAATTGGGTTGAAGAAAACCCTAGTTTTCTACTCTGGAAAAGCTCCCAAAGGTATCCGAACAAGCTGGATCATGAATGAATATCGTCTGCCACATCACGAAACTGAACGATATCAGAAGGTAAACAACTCT GCTGAGATATCTCTTTGCCGAGTTTATAAAAGAGCTGGAGTGGAAGATCACCCATCTCTCCCCCGTTCACTTCCGTCGAGAGCTTCGTCGTCGAGAGGAGCTCAATCTGAGAAGAAAAATCCTCAACAACTTTCCATGGAAAGATTTCAACCATTTGGAGGAGTACAATCTCAGCAAATAGAGATGGAGAAGATGAGTGAAACAGATGGAAGTAGTAGCTCAGATGTCACTACTGCATTAGGACTCTCCAAGAGTACTAACAATAATAATGCGTACAATCCAGTACCTACCATTAATACATCACTTGGATTACCAGCTGCaatcgaagaagaagaaatttttCTAAATCAGTCTAGACAAGCCTGCTCTTTAGTCCCTAACAACACCCACCTCTTCGCCGGCTCAGCTTCGGCTTCGTCCAACCCAGTTGATGATCTTCATAGACTAATAAATTATCAGCAAGCTTGCATTAGCCACCATCAGCAGCAACAATATTACAATCTCCATCATCAACAACAGCAGCAACCTTCACAATTCTCTATCATGGCACCGCAAACACAGCCGCTGGCTCTCAACGTGCTACCCAACTCACTGCCGGCCGCCTTTTCGGAGAGATTGTGGGAGTGGAACCCAATGCCAGAAGCAAATAGAGAGTACAACGTTAACAATCCATTCAAGTAA
- the LOC110616881 gene encoding NAC domain-containing protein 35 isoform X3, with protein sequence MIPIWDFQVLLLNLALTLLSCIKIRALAAIGEKEWFFYVPRDRKYRNGDRPNRVTTSGYWKATGADRMIKTENSRSIGLKKTLVFYSGKAPKGIRTSWIMNEYRLPHHETERYQKVNNSAEISLCRVYKRAGVEDHPSLPRSLPSRASSSRGAQSEKKNPQQLSMERFQPFGGVQSQQIEMEKMSETDGSSSSDVTTALGLSKSTNNNNAYNPVPTINTSLGLPAAIEEEEIFLNQSRQACSLVPNNTHLFAGSASASSNPVDDLHRLINYQQACISHHQQQQYYNLHHQQQQQPSQFSIMAPQTQPLALNVLPNSLPAAFSERLWEWNPMPEANREYNVNNPFK encoded by the exons ATGATACCCATCTGGGATTTTCAAGTTCTGCTTCTAAATTTAGCTCTTACTCTTCTTTCTTGTATAAAGATACGAg CTTTGGCAGCAATTGGAGAGAAAGAATGGTTCTTCTATGTGCCTAGAGACCGAAAGTATCGAAACGGCGATCGACCCAATCGTGTAACTACTTCTGGCTACTGGAAGGCAACTGGAGCTGACAGGATGATCAAAACTGAGAACTCCAGATCAATTGGGTTGAAGAAAACCCTAGTTTTCTACTCTGGAAAAGCTCCCAAAGGTATCCGAACAAGCTGGATCATGAATGAATATCGTCTGCCACATCACGAAACTGAACGATATCAGAAGGTAAACAACTCT GCTGAGATATCTCTTTGCCGAGTTTATAAAAGAGCTGGAGTGGAAGATCACCCATCTCTCCCCCGTTCACTTCCGTCGAGAGCTTCGTCGTCGAGAGGAGCTCAATCTGAGAAGAAAAATCCTCAACAACTTTCCATGGAAAGATTTCAACCATTTGGAGGAGTACAATCTCAGCAAATAGAGATGGAGAAGATGAGTGAAACAGATGGAAGTAGTAGCTCAGATGTCACTACTGCATTAGGACTCTCCAAGAGTACTAACAATAATAATGCGTACAATCCAGTACCTACCATTAATACATCACTTGGATTACCAGCTGCaatcgaagaagaagaaatttttCTAAATCAGTCTAGACAAGCCTGCTCTTTAGTCCCTAACAACACCCACCTCTTCGCCGGCTCAGCTTCGGCTTCGTCCAACCCAGTTGATGATCTTCATAGACTAATAAATTATCAGCAAGCTTGCATTAGCCACCATCAGCAGCAACAATATTACAATCTCCATCATCAACAACAGCAGCAACCTTCACAATTCTCTATCATGGCACCGCAAACACAGCCGCTGGCTCTCAACGTGCTACCCAACTCACTGCCGGCCGCCTTTTCGGAGAGATTGTGGGAGTGGAACCCAATGCCAGAAGCAAATAGAGAGTACAACGTTAACAATCCATTCAAGTAA
- the LOC110616881 gene encoding NAC domain-containing protein 35 isoform X2 has translation MAIAATMSLNPNDNSITSATTTTTTKDDHEQDMVMPGFRFHPTEEELVEFYLRRKVEGKRFNVELITFLDLYRYDPWELPALAAIGEKEWFFYVPRDRKYRNGDRPNRVTTSGYWKATGADRMIKTENSRSIGLKKTLVFYSGKAPKGIRTSWIMNEYRLPHHETERYQKAEISLCRVYKRAGVEDHPSLPRSLPSRASSSRGAQSEKKNPQQLSMERFQPFGGVQSQQIEMEKMSETDGSSSSDVTTALGLSKSTNNNNAYNPVPTINTSLGLPAAIEEEEIFLNQSRQACSLVPNNTHLFAGSASASSNPVDDLHRLINYQQACISHHQQQQYYNLHHQQQQQPSQFSIMAPQTQPLALNVLPNSLPAAFSERLWEWNPMPEANREYNVNNPFK, from the exons ATGGCAATTGCAGCAACCATGAGCCTTAACCCAAACGATAACAGTATCACCTccgccaccaccaccaccaccaccaaagATGACCATGAACAAGATATGGTTATGCCTGGCTTTCGCTTCCATCCTACTGAAGAAGAACTTGTTGAGTTCTACCTTCGCCGTAAGGTTGAGGGCAAGCGTTTCAATGTTGAGCTCATTACTTTCTTGGATCTTTATCGCTATGACCCTTGGGAACTTCCTG CTTTGGCAGCAATTGGAGAGAAAGAATGGTTCTTCTATGTGCCTAGAGACCGAAAGTATCGAAACGGCGATCGACCCAATCGTGTAACTACTTCTGGCTACTGGAAGGCAACTGGAGCTGACAGGATGATCAAAACTGAGAACTCCAGATCAATTGGGTTGAAGAAAACCCTAGTTTTCTACTCTGGAAAAGCTCCCAAAGGTATCCGAACAAGCTGGATCATGAATGAATATCGTCTGCCACATCACGAAACTGAACGATATCAGAAG GCTGAGATATCTCTTTGCCGAGTTTATAAAAGAGCTGGAGTGGAAGATCACCCATCTCTCCCCCGTTCACTTCCGTCGAGAGCTTCGTCGTCGAGAGGAGCTCAATCTGAGAAGAAAAATCCTCAACAACTTTCCATGGAAAGATTTCAACCATTTGGAGGAGTACAATCTCAGCAAATAGAGATGGAGAAGATGAGTGAAACAGATGGAAGTAGTAGCTCAGATGTCACTACTGCATTAGGACTCTCCAAGAGTACTAACAATAATAATGCGTACAATCCAGTACCTACCATTAATACATCACTTGGATTACCAGCTGCaatcgaagaagaagaaatttttCTAAATCAGTCTAGACAAGCCTGCTCTTTAGTCCCTAACAACACCCACCTCTTCGCCGGCTCAGCTTCGGCTTCGTCCAACCCAGTTGATGATCTTCATAGACTAATAAATTATCAGCAAGCTTGCATTAGCCACCATCAGCAGCAACAATATTACAATCTCCATCATCAACAACAGCAGCAACCTTCACAATTCTCTATCATGGCACCGCAAACACAGCCGCTGGCTCTCAACGTGCTACCCAACTCACTGCCGGCCGCCTTTTCGGAGAGATTGTGGGAGTGGAACCCAATGCCAGAAGCAAATAGAGAGTACAACGTTAACAATCCATTCAAGTAA